A window of Etheostoma spectabile isolate EspeVRDwgs_2016 chromosome 24, UIUC_Espe_1.0, whole genome shotgun sequence genomic DNA:
GATAGaggataggtttttttttttttcttcactatAAAATTACTTATTGAATATAGTAATACAAAGCagacacaaatcaataaatccaAAACATAACATCAAAACATTGAAGAGAATAAATTCAGTCTATTTTCGAAATTATTAGTATTCATTTTTGGTAACAGCAAAAAAGAGGTTCGCTTCTCAATCGCATGATAACCCCTTGGTGGTAGAAACTGTTTGACATAATCATATGATTACATTATTCTGTCATGTTTtaattgaatgaattgaattgttttttttttttaggcagcCCAATTCTTGTTCTTCGAGCAACACAACAGTTTAGGGAAATACAGATGTTCGGGGCCATCGAACCCCATCTGGAAGTGCTTATCGTTGCTATTGATAGGCAATAGTGACAGTGATAAAACCAAAGATAATGACATACATCAAACATAGGCCACATCGAACGAATAAGTTATGGATTAAcagaaagtgccattttttAAGAGTAGAACACCATCACTTTCCATTTTCAATTTCACAGCCTAAAATATAGAAGCAACGAAACaatatacatttatacaaaaaGACGCCAGCCTATAATATCAACATAAATAAATTAGCCTTAAATATTAATACAGTTAAATAAATGATTccatacactttaaaaaaaaaaaatgattaaggtCACAATTTTATATGTCATAAGTggcacttttcttctttttttttcttcctgcacGGAAAACATCGTCTAAACTAGATCTAAAGCAGCTATCTCGTTTACATCCTTTCATTTCGATGTGAAAATGCCccagtgtttgttttattaGACCTCAAATGAATCCAGTGAGGGGAGGACTCGACTATATCCATGACATTAGGTAGGATTCATTAATATCATGTATTAGGGGGATTTCATGTAGAAATTAAAAGTTTCTCTGAAACCCaaattctccccccccccccacgcatCACCTCTGGGAGGGCAACATGAATGCCTGCGGGGCGTGCAGCCCATCCTCCCCCACTGTATGTCGGATAATAATCATTATTCGCATTATTGCATCTAACAGCTCAAACGACTCGGCGCTTGTTGCTTTTGTTCAGTGAGCGGTCTGGACTGACAGTTGAGGCTTTCAACAACTTTACACCGCCGCCATCAAAATAACCACtggactcgctctggggggTCAACTCAGGCGAACGGCAGGTATGGCAAAGTCCCAGCATCCGGGGACAAGTTGCTTTCATTTGGTAGGATGAGGTGTTTCATACATGTTGGCTCTAAATGTTGAATTGGCACagccagctgttttttttattattagtttttttttaagtcagctgtttttttttagtttgttgcaGGCTAGTTGAAAGCTCAACGAGTGAATTGAAGTCCCTGAAGTCAAAGTAAGATGGGACACAGGTGTTAGACCGATATCCGgatattgacatttttatattCTATCAGCAGTTAAAACCTGGGATGAAACATGTGTTTATAACCTGTTTCCGTTCAAATGTCCtttcaggtttttttatttttattttgtaggccTAACTTGTCACAGGAATCTAGAATAAAATCCCTAACTCATTTTCACCAGGAAATTGTCAAATGTGAAAGTAACGTCTTCACATAATCTCAGCTGTGTGTGAAGTACAGTCGACCCTAGCTGCCGACCTTGCCATACCCGATTGACGCCCAGCGTGCACTTGAGTCCTGTCAACCCCAAACCAAACCATTTCTCTCTcatggaggggtgggggggggggggggggggggggggggggggttgacggGGGTGGGGTGACTTTTAAACATCCAGCACATGATTGAGATAGGAGATGTAGCATATAGCCAGTCTGAGGATCTCGATCTTGGAGAGTTTCTTGTCTGGGGGCAAAGTGGGGAGTAATTTCCTCAGCTCCGCGAAGGCCACGTTGAACGCCTCCACCCGGATCCTCTCTCTGGTGGCGTGGGCCGAGCGGTACTTGGCCGTGGCCCTCCGCCTCCgcctcttctcctctctgctcAGCGGCTGGTCGCCTTTACATTTGGCCCTCTCCTCGCCCTCCGCCGGCTCGTCCGAGGTGCAGCCGGCCGACTTGAGGCCGTTAAGAATGGACTCCGGGTCGGACTGAGTCCAGGAGAGGTCCGCCTCCGCCTGGTCCGGGCTCAGCATCATCTTTATTCTCCGATGTTGGCACTCACTCCTCCTTAAGAAACCTGTAGTGTGGACAAC
This region includes:
- the LOC116673856 gene encoding helix-loop-helix protein 2 → MMLSPDQAEADLSWTQSDPESILNGLKSAGCTSDEPAEGEERAKCKGDQPLSREEKRRRRRATAKYRSAHATRERIRVEAFNVAFAELRKLLPTLPPDKKLSKIEILRLAICYISYLNHVLDV